tctttataaatattaataatactctttcctttaaaagtattcttttttgAAGATTGAATGCTATAGTTACGTTGGAACATGCATTCTCAGTGGGGCCAGTATTGCCCTCCCGATGTGAAATTGGTGTTTGTGAGTGTGGaaaggattttattcttttaaaatataaagcacGATTATACATACAGTACCTGCACAGACATACAGAATATATATGGGGTTAAAATTACATAGTGAGCTATTGGGAGGAATATCTTAAAAGAttgaaaacaagataaaaaaagattaagaaatacCATTTTAGATAAAGGGAGTTGTGATCAGCCTACAGacgtgaagagaaaaaaagagggaacgAGGGTCGACAGGTGTGTGTAAAAGAAAAGCAGGGTGTAATTTTCAGGAGAGGTTGGTTCTCCTGAGAAATGGTCTCCTATTTCCATTTGAGTTTACTGAGAAGGCTCCTGCCAAGCCCGGCGTTATCAGCTGTGAAACCCCAGAAAGGTCTTGCTGCTGACTCAAAGGGCCTTTGTTATGGAGCTTGGCTGCAGAGACAGTGTAGCTTTCTAAGTTTGATAGCACTGGAAATCTTTGTCCCTTAAAGCCAGATTCTGAGCTTGTTTCTCTCTGAATCAAAGCTTTTAGGAATTGAGTTCTCTATCCTTTGGTTCATTGTATTTATGGTCctaactttttatatttaaaaaatgcccaAAtcaaaaaatcttgatttttctaGACATTCAATATATCCTCGTGGCCAGCACCCAGATAAATGGAAGAAACTTACCAAACCCCTCTGGCTGCTATAATCAAGATAGCCACGTTCCCAGCTTCCAGCCCTGCAGTTTTGCCTGGCCTCAAATTTACATAAGTGGAGTAGGAGGATGGAGCCCCCCAGTGCCTGGATCCTTGCTGTGGTCACTGCTTCTGAAGTTCACCCCAGTTGCTGTGTGTGGTGATCAGTGGTGCCCTCAGCACAGCAGAGTCTTCCATTGTATGGCTTCCACTGTCCTTTTAGGTACTCTAAAATGTGTTGATCCCCTTTGATGCTGAAtcctttttaaacataaaataccCACTACCTGCTGCATTCTGTACAGGGCTAGATCTTGAGTACCTTGTTTTCTCTCACCTTGCCTAGCCTCTGACTAAGGcagtgaaataagaaatgaagaatgaacaGGGTTAGTACCATCAGAAAATGCTGAGGGTCAGAGTTTCTAAATTACATGAAATGCTGCAACTCTGTTACTGCTGCCCCTTTGAAATTGGGAAGTCACGTCTGTCTGTTTTTAGCTCTAAATCTCTGTTGCTGCAGTATAGTAACCAGAAACGGGCTGTAGTCGAGACCCAGGTACAGAATTAAAGGTGCCTACTTAGCATGGAGACCCAGCTTTAGGAGCAGCAGCTGCCCACTCCCAGCCTGGCTCACGGAGCAGATGGTTCCCCTCGCAGCTGTCGCCTccgcccctccccagggctcttcCCCTTACCACACCGCAGCCTGGGGCGGGTACACCCCCATCTAAGTGTGGTAGTTCCAGCGTCCCTCCCCACTGAGACAGCCAGAAGCCCCAGGTGAGCTGACAGCCCACCTGGTGCCCCTCACTTGCATCTCTAGGACATTTGCCTTCTCTGTTACTCGATACCCTGCTCCTGcagtgctttttaattttctttcttcagtccACACCCAGGAGGGTCCCTGAGTCAGTGTCTGTTGGAGCCCAGACGATTCCTGCCTAATTAGAAGCCAAAACCCAGCCAGCCTGGGTCTCTCAATGAATAACCAGAATAAACTGAGATGTCTGAGTATGGGACTACAAGAAGCTGTCCTGTCATGTAAGGCAGGGGAGCCTGGCTCTCTAACCTTGGATGGAAAGGAAGCTTTAGGACACATCTGTTTGGTCTCGTTGGAATGTGCGGGAGTTGCCTGAGAGTGTCATATAGACCAAGCGATCGACGTTGTAAGATGAAGAATGACCACAGGGAAATAAAGGGCCCCAGTTACTGATGCACTGGCAGCAGCAAAGAACAGAtttgaaagggaaggaaaaactcACTGCTGGAGGGCATGTATTGAGAAGTAACCTGTAGGGACCTGCAAGCCAGTCACCGAGGCGCTCACACCTGTTGAGCCCTCACCCACCTGTATTTTTTTCCACCGCCAGTTCCCCACCTTGGGCTTACTGCCCAGCTCGCCCTTTTCCTCAGTTGGCCTTGAATCACCCTGCTACCTAGTTGATGTTTCCGAATGGTCTCTTTTTCCTGTATGTTgaattttcttgttgtttttgtaGGGAATAAATAAAGCAATGTGAAATATCCTGAAAGCCCAAAGCATAATTAGTCCTCCAAGGATTTAGAAACTATTGTCTAggtctgatttttctttatatcttcaaAAGCCCAGGACAGGCAGATTAACAGTCAATAGATGTCCACCACCCTGAATGTATTGAATTAATTCATATTAATTATTCATATTAATTGATTCGTTAATTCCAGCAGTGTGGTGATTAAAGGtttgggctctggaatcaggccTAGGTtctagtcccagccctgcccctcagtcactgtgggactttgggcaagtgtcttagtctctctgagcctcagttttcctcatctgggaaatagGGATTGTAATTGGCATTCCCTTGGAGGGTTCTCATGATACTCAAATGAGAGCACAGCACAACATGTGACACATATAGCCCCTGGGAAAAGAGCGTTTTGTAGACATATCTTTTAACCCTGGGCACTGAATATTGAAGCCGTGTTTCTGAAAGTAAGATTCCCCAGAGCATGTTAGTCTGGATCTGTTGCTAAGTCTTTGGACCCATCATACCCCTGGAACTGACCATCACAGTGGCTGACATCCCTCTCGCTCTCCTCGGGTGGGCTCTGTGCCAAGTTCTGTCTCATGAGCCCCCCAACCCCAAACCTGGGTGGTAAATACCCTCATCCTCATTCATGAGACAGGAAACAGAGGCCCGGCTGCTTGCGACTcactgagatcacacagctgcaAAGTGGCGGAGCTAGGGTTCCACCAGCTTCTGTCTGACTTTAGAGGCTACGACCAGGCGACTCCACCGTCCTGATGGGACAGTGTATTCAAGCCTATGTGCCGTGACCTGCACacagccagggaaggagggaaggaggaaaacttTCAGgaattctatttattaaaaaagagaagaggaagagagagggaaagagagagaaaggagagaagaaagaaagcaaaaaagattgagttaagaatttttttataaagaaggaaataatacaaatacaCATGCACGGACACACACGTGGAGGAACAGCCTTCTGTTCTGGGAGGCGCGCTGctactttattttctgttctctctcattCCACTGTATTTGAAAATGCTGGTCATGACATACCAGATAGATCCCAGGACCCTGCAGCTGTTGAGTGGGAAGTTGGTGTGCTCCCCTGCCCCTGTCCTGACCTGTGCTCTCTGCCGCAGGTGTACCGCTGGGCCGACCACTCGACCACGGTGCTGCAGCGGCTGAATGAGCAGCGCCTCCGAGGCCTCTTCTGCGACGTCATCCTGGTGGCGGACGAGCAGCATGTGCCGGCCCACCGCAACCTGCTGGCCGTGTGCAGCGACTACTTCAACTCCATGTTCACAATTGGCATGCGCGAGGCCTTCCAGAAGGAGGTGGAGCTGATTGGTGCTTCCTACATCGGGCTCAAGGCTGTGGTAGACTTCCTCTATGGTGGTGAGCTGGCGCTGGATGGCGGCAACATCGACTACATCCTGGAGACGGCCCACCTGCTGCAGATTTGGACGGTAGTGGACTTCTGCTGCGAGTATCTGGAGCAGGAGGTGAGCGAGGACAATTACCTGTACCTGCAGGAGCTGGCCTCCATCTACAGCCTCAAGCGGCTGGATGCCTTCATTGATGGCTTCATCCTTAGTCACTTCGGCACGCTGTCCTTCACGCCTGACTTCCTGCAGAACATCTCCATGCAGAAGCTGTGCATCTACCTGGGCAGCAGCGAGGTGCAGCGGGAATGTGAGCACGACCTGCTGCAGGCTGCCCTGCAGTGGCTGACGCAGCAGCCGGAGCGCGAGGCCCACGCCTACCAGGTGCTGGAGAACATCCACTTCCCACTCATCCCCAAGAATGACCTGCTGCACCGTGTTAAGCCAGCTGTGTGCTCACTGCTGCCCCGGGAGGCCAACTGCGAGGGCTTCATCGAGGAGGCCGTGCGCTACCACAACAGCCTGGCAGCCCAGCCCGTCATGCAGACCAAGCGCACTGCCCTCCGCACCAATGAGGAGCGCCTGCTGTTTGTGGGCGGCGAGGTCTCCGAGCGGTGTCTGGAGCTCAGTGATGACACCTGCTACCTGGACGCCCAGAGTGAGCAGTGGGTCAAGGAGACACCCCTGCCAGCCAGGCGGAGCCACCACTGTGTCGCTGTGCTGGGGGGATTCATCTTCATCGCTGGTGGCAGCTTCTCGCGGGACAACGGAGGGGATGCGGCCTCCAACCTTCTTTATAGGTATGACCCCCGCTGTAAACAGTGGATCAAGGTGAGATTAAAGCcagattatttctttattcttgaggACTTTTGATCTCCTTAACCTTGACTGCCCCTCCCTACCCCCCACCGCGGGCCTTGACCACTGTCCTGCTTCCAAGCGAGGTGTGGTGATAGTGATGAGCCAGATCATTCCCACTGCCCCTCGCCCGCACCTGGCCGTAGGCAGTGAGGGCTGACTGGCCACCTCCTGCAGGGTCAGTCAGTGTCCAGAGCAGTGCTGTCCGGGCGAACTTTCTGCACCAACAGAAATGTTCTACATCTGTGCTGTCCGATGTTGCAGTCACCTGCCACGTGTGGCCTGTGGGACTGAAGAActgagttttccattttatttcattgtaaccGAGGTGCATTTGAGTGTAAACGGCCACACGAGGcttgtggctaccatattggatagcaCCAGTTTAGAGATTGGACCCAACGTCCCAATGGGCTCCCCTTGTCTCAGAGCCTCCACCGAGCTCTTCTTTTGGAAAGGTTAGGAGCTGGTTTAAGGAGGCCTCGAGGGCTCACCCTGGTGGGAGTTGTGGCCCTTTGGCAGATGTGGCGGCTGATTCCAGGCAGAGCCTGGGTCTTGACATCAGACCCATGTTCACATCCCAACTTGGCTTAATTGTGTTTCAGACCAGGGTGTGTTTCAGGCTagttccctgccctctcccaatTCCAGTTTCTCCTTCTGGATGTGGGTGGGGAACACTGACCTTCCAGGGTCAGCGGTTGTAGCTCACGCTGATTGGCAGGTGTGCCCCTCTTCTCCCAGGGAGAGGACCTGGGACCGCCACCTGCGAAGTCTGTCTCAGTCTTTATACTCACACCTCAGTCTTTTTACTTAACTTGGTGTTTTTCTGAGCTCAAGGCTCTGAACAGACTCAGATGACCTTTCTATTTtgttctcaaaaatctaaaaCCACCCTCCAAGGTATAGGTCTTGCCACTGGAAGGAGGCTCCCAGCTTTAGAGCCCATCCTCAAACCTTCATAGCAGTGGCAGCCTGAACGTATGATCTCCCATGGGACCATGTTCATTTGTGTGTTCTGCTTGGgtgatttgaaaaagaaagaaaaagttaggTCTTCTgttgtaaattttcttttgagtgcCACTTTCTGCCTGTTAACATGTTTGGCGATtagcattaattttaaaaatatctgatggGAGTGTTGAGGGGAAAGATTAACTTTTATTTCAGGAAACCAGTAAATCAGCAGTTGTGAACTGTGTGTGTCCTGCAGAATTCTAGGCCACAAGGTCAACTATGTGGCCAGACAAGTTTGGGGAAGCGAGTTCTCCATTTCCCTCTTGGGGATTCATGATGTTTTGAGGCTCCTGGGAGCTCTGAGAATTCCCACTTAAGGAACTCCTCTTTCTACAAGTTTGGCTCCCTTCCCCAGATTCATGTGGCCACCTTCCCCAGGTGTGCCTTCTGTGGGATGTGTTTGGGGACACACTGTTGGATGTTGACGCTGACCTGGGTCGGGGAGGGGAAGGTACAGGTATCTCGCCTCAACAGGTGGCCTCCATGAACCAGCGCCGCGTGGATTTCTACCTTGCCTCCATTGAAGACATGCTGGTGGCTGTTGGCGGCCGGAATGAGAACGGAGCTCTCTCTTCGGTTGAGACCTACAGTCCCAAGACTGACTCCTGGTCCTACGTGGCTGGCCTGCCAAGGTGATCAGGGTTTTGTGGACTGTACTAACATGGCAACTTTCAGGTTACAGGTCAACCCACCTCCCTTTCTGGATATTTTAGCCTCCATCTCCAGGAAAAGTCTCTCGACTTGTAAATAACAGCGGGTAGACCATGAGGAGCAGAGGGCATGGTGGTGATGGGCCAGGGAGCCTATTCTAGGCTGTTTGACTGCAAGTGTCAGCTCTGTCGCTGAGACAAATGTGACTTTAGTCTCTTCACTTCCTGAGTTTCGGGGAGTGAGTGCTGAGTGAAAGATTTACCTGATAATCTCTCTGATTTTGGGCAGGAGGAGTTCAAAGAAGTGGGAGGTTATCTATCCTAGATCTGACTCAAGCAAGTGTCTTCACCCCAGGctgtctttgtttcctcatctggaaagggGATGTGATGATGATACCAACCCTGTGGAGTTGTCGCAAGGATGGGACAAGAGCTAAggagtctcctcccctcccaaccGGCACCCAGGAAATGCTCCCGGGGTCGGAGCTCATCTGCCTCTCTAGTCTCCTGGCATCGAGGTGTCCATTTACTGCTTTATTACTGCCATGGGTTTAGCAAAGGTGCCTGCCAGTTCTTTTGCTGGTCTTTGTGGTTGGACCTTTGAGCCAGTCTTGCTGTGTAACACATCTGGGCGTCCTGGGGACTTTGTCCCTGGGAGTTAGAAGAGTGCATGGGTTAGGCGTCTGGGTATGGTTCCCAGCTCCTCCAGTCCCTCGTAACTACCACCTTCATGTAAAGGTTCTAAGAAGCCAATGAAGTAACAGCTGGACACCTGTTAATAAGATGATTTGACAGTCATGATAGTAGTCATGACAGTCATGATCACCACATGCCAACCCTGGGCCAAGAGCTTGATGTGATGAGTCCCTTGATGTCCACACTAACCCAGGGGCTGGAGGTAGTGCCCAAGTAATCTATCACCCAAACCCAGGGAGGGCAATGGTGTGAGTCCTGCCCATGTCCTGTGCAAACTAAGACCTGTGTTCTCCCAGAGGTCTCGTTTATTGTCCATTTTACAAGTGGAGAAGTGAGGCTTATTTATAGTGAGAAGAATAGTCTGATATCTGTGGCTGTCACTTTCTCTGGGCCAGCCAGGGTGATTTATGTACCTTAAGTACTACAATAACCctattatgttttttttccttaatggaccTCAGGTGGTCAGAGTTGGAATAAACATAATCATGATGCTGTCATCATTACAGCATATATGCCCCacatttacttcatttattcactcatttattttttcattcattgacTGACTTGTATAGTGGTACCTCCGCAAACCCACAGCCTAACCCAAGAGCCAGGACATTGAACAGTAACTCCCGTCTGTCCGGGGCTGGTCCTGCTCTGTGCTTTCCTCCCATccaccagcctcctgcctctcccctaaGGAACCATCATCCTGAATGTCCTGACATCATTCCCTTTTCGTTTCCCCTTTGTTTGCactttgttgttattttctttttttgtctctagtagacttcatttttttagagCCATTTTAGGTTTAGAGAAAATTGAACTGAAAGTACATGCTCTCCCCTGAGCACACCCAGTGTCCCCTGTCATTAACATCTGGTCTGGCAGTATCCTGACcagtacatttgttacagctgatgcACCAA
This region of Camelus ferus isolate YT-003-E chromosome 9, BCGSAC_Cfer_1.0, whole genome shotgun sequence genomic DNA includes:
- the KLHL36 gene encoding kelch-like protein 36, producing the protein MMEGSRQTRVSRPYKISESSKVYRWADHSTTVLQRLNEQRLRGLFCDVILVADEQHVPAHRNLLAVCSDYFNSMFTIGMREAFQKEVELIGASYIGLKAVVDFLYGGELALDGGNIDYILETAHLLQIWTVVDFCCEYLEQEVSEDNYLYLQELASIYSLKRLDAFIDGFILSHFGTLSFTPDFLQNISMQKLCIYLGSSEVQRECEHDLLQAALQWLTQQPEREAHAYQVLENIHFPLIPKNDLLHRVKPAVCSLLPREANCEGFIEEAVRYHNSLAAQPVMQTKRTALRTNEERLLFVGGEVSERCLELSDDTCYLDAQSEQWVKETPLPARRSHHCVAVLGGFIFIAGGSFSRDNGGDAASNLLYRYDPRCKQWIKVASMNQRRVDFYLASIEDMLVAVGGRNENGALSSVETYSPKTDSWSYVAGLPRFTYGHAGTIYKDFVYISGGHDYQIGPYRKNLLCYDHRTDVWEERRPMTTARGWHSMCSLEDSIYSIGGSDDSIESMERFDVLGVEAYSPQCNQWTRVAPLLHANSESGVAVWQGRIYILGGYSWENTAFSKTVQVYDPEKDKWSRGTDLPKAIAGVSACVCALKPRLEDKKKKGKGKRPQDRGQ